The genomic region AGGGCGTCGAGCTTCGCATCGTCGGACTCAATGATGATCTGACCCTTGACATGGCTGCATTCGAAGCAGCGATGGATGCATCGGTCCGGCTCGTCGCCGTGACCCATGCCTCGAATGTCACGGGTACCATCACACCAATCAGAGAGATCTCAAAGTTGTGTAAAAAGTACGGCGCACTTCTCGCGGTGGATGCAGCACAGTCTGTTCCGCGAATGCCCGTTGATGTCGAGGCACTTGGCGTGGACTTCCTCTCCTTCTCTGGCCACAAGATGTTTGGACCTATGGGGACCGGCGTTCTCTGGATGAGAGAACCGATCCTTGAACCTCTTCTCCTTGGCGGTGGGATGATCGCAAGCGTCAACGACGACGGATATGTTCCGGCGGACGGGTATCAGAAATACGAAGCCGGCACGCCAAACATCTCCGGAGGCATCGGGCTCGGCGCCGCGGTGGAGTTCCTGACCGGCATCGGTATGGAGCAGATCGAAGCACATGAACGAAAACTCACCGACCTGCTGATCAACGGACTTTCGAAGATCCCGGGCGTTACCCTTTACTCATGCAGAGATCAGAATAGCCGTATCGGCGTTGTGTCTTTCACGATCGAAGGTTTTGCACCTCATGAGATCGCGGAGTGGCTGGATGATGAGCACGGGATCGAGATCAGATCCGGGGTTCACTGTGCTGAACCCCTTATGCGGTATCTTTCTGCAGAAAAAGGAGCGGCACGAGCATGCATTTCCTTTTATAACACCGAAAGCGAGGTCAACACCCTCGTCGCGGTGATTAGAGAACTTGCCGGCAATTGATTATCCTCATTGCAATACAAATTCTTTTCATATTTTTTCGACCGCATTCATTATCCGTGAAAAGGCTACTGGATGTATTTTGCTTTCAAGACGTCAGCTATATCCTATGTTACTGTCAATAATACCTCATATGGCAGATTCATCTCTGATTCTGAGTGCCAAAGATAAAACCGTTCTTCATGAATATGATGCAGCACAGCAGCTCTATCGCACGTATCTGAAAGAAGATCCGGCCAATGCTGCAGTCTGGATATTACTGGGTGATGTCCTTACCACCCAGGAAAACTTCTATGATGCGATCGATGCATATGATTCGGCTCTGAATTCTGATCCGGAAAATCCTGAATATCTTGTGGCTCTTGGCTCGGCTTATGCAAAGATCCATCAGTTTTCTGATGCGAAGATACTCTTTGAAAAGGCTGCGACCTCATCGGGGGATCTGCGCCATCAGTATCTGGTTGGAGATATGCTTGGGTATCTTGGAAAATATGATGAGGCCCTTGTTCTGTATACGCTCCTTGCTTTGAAACACCCGGATGAACCCGGACTCTATAAACGTATGGCGACCGTCCATCATCATCTCAACAGATTTGCTGAGGAGATGATGTCCACCAATAAAGAATTGATGCTGCGTAAAAAAATGGTTGAAGAGCATCCTGATGCATCTAACTGGTTCAAATATGCCCATGTTCTTTTCCGGTGCGAACGGTATGATGAAGCGAAAGATGCGTTTTTACAGACACTTTCTTTTGAAGATAATGCCCAAATCCATCTGCATCTCGGAGAGACCCTCTATAAATTGAATGATACATCCGGAGCACTCGAGCAGTTTGCTCAGGCAGCACGGTTTGATTCGCGTGATTTCGCATTTCTTTCGCAGATGGCGGGTCATCTCACGGATCTTGGTTTATATGACGCTTCGATCACCTATTATACTCAGGCTCTTGAACTCAGAAGTGTCCACGCCGATACATGGGTTGGGATCGCCTACAGTCTGCTGAAACTTGGTCGTCTTGAGGAGGCAAATGCATTTTTTGAGATGGCAAAGGCGTCTGCTGCGGTGCGTGAACTTCCCTGGTCGGACAAACTGCATAAAAGTCAGAAGACCGCTGCACTTGATGCGACATTCCCCTCCTCGCTCTAAGGTATTTTCTGCCGGTCCGGCAGAAAGAAAGACACAATACTGATAATCCTTCCCTGCAAATACTACCACTACACATGCCGGAAAAAGATATATATGCAACGCTTGCCAGTATGGCAGACCCGAAGAACTTCCCCAAGGATCTGGCGGTGATTTTGGTTTGGGTCGTGCTTACGGTAGCTATGATCTATGTTCCGGTATTGAATGAGACGTTTCTGCGGGTGATATTTGCGGTCCCGGTGATCCTGTTTATCCCGGGATATGTTCTGATCGCTGCATTGTTTCCTGAGAAGAAGTCGATCGACGGTATCGAACGATTTGCTTTGTCGGTCGGTCTTTCGATAGCGGTGGTGCCGCTGATCGGGCTTGTTCTGAATTATACCCCGTTTGGGATCCGGCTCGATCCGATCGTTACCTCCCTTGTGATCTTCATTCTCGTGATGATGCTTATCACGGTGTACAGACGTGCTTCTGTTCCTGGAGAGGAGCGGTTTGCCGTGCCGTTTGAGCAGGTGAAGCCTGCGCTGAAGACAGAATTTTTCCCAAAGAACAGTTCAAAGCTGGACAAGGCGCTATCCTGGATCCTGATTGCGGCAATTTTGATTGCAGCAGTCACGACCGTATATGTAATAGCATTTCCGAAAGAAGGGGAGAAGTTTACCGAGTTCTATATATTGGGAGCGGATAAGATGGCAGACGACTATCCTGAGAAGTTTTTTACAGGTACCGAGCAGTTTGTCTGGGTTGGGATCGGGAACCATGAGTATCGGGATGTAACGTATACTGTGGAAACTTTGCTTTTGAATGCGGAGTGGGACTCGGCAACGAACTCATCGGTGATCTATTCGTCTAAGGTTCTTGACCGGTATTCGGTCCAAGTCGCCGACAACACGACGTATCTGGAGATGTATAATTTTACTGTGTATGATACCGACTATAACCGTCTGGAGTTCCTGTTGTATAATGAAACGGTACCGGATATCGGAGCATCTGCCGAGGATAAGATGGCGGCAGCTTACCGTGATCTCCATCTGTGGATCAAAGTGATTTCATAAAAACTGAATGATGTATTTTTTTTGAGGGTTGATCCGGGACGATTCTCTGATATCATTCCGTCACAATTCTCTCTTCAGGACATACTAAATCAAAATACATCTTGTAAAAAAAAGAATATCATCAGTCACTTTTTGCGATCTGCTGCATCCGTTCGATCCCGTGGATCTCCCGGATCACCGAGACGACTTCCTCCGGGACACACCCTTCCCATGCATCTCCGGCAAACATTTTTTTCCTGACCGCAGTTCCCGAGAGACTCTCCCGTAGATACATCGGTGGTGACATGACTGGGATACCTGCTTCTGCGAAGAGCTGGATCACCAGCGGGTTGGAGGTATACACCGTATCAAACGGCGGCACCATCGATTTGACATGAGCCACCCAGAGGGCATTTCTTTTGACATCCTCTAGAGGGATTACATAGAATGGGATCTCGAGACCATTCAATGCCCGGGTGATCATCAGGACCCGCTCGCCCGCAGTAAACGGATGTCGGATGTCATGGCTGATATCTGCACTGCCGATACCGATGATCAGCTCATCGACCTCTTTTGCAAGGCCGTCGATCACCGCTTTATGACCATTATGGAACGGCTGAAACCGTCCGACGTATAATCCCCGCTTCATTGTTTTCCTCCAATCAGTGCCGCGATCCTGGCCGCAAATGCCCCTGCGGTGAACCCTGCATCGATATTCACTACAGTGATAACTGCACATGATTGAAGCATGCTTGCGAGAGCCGCCGCTCCCTGTCCCATATATCCGTAACCGGTACTTACCGGGACGCCGATCACCGGTTTGTCGACCAGCCCCGCAACCACAGAGGGCAGTGTCCCTTCCCGCCCTGCGCAGACCACATATACATCCGCCTCCCGAAGTTTTTCCAGAGCCGGGATCAGCCGGTGGATTCCTGCCACACCTACATCGAACGAGGTGATGACCCTTGCGCCCATCTCCTCAGCAATCGACCGTGCCTCTTCTGCAACCCGGATATCGGATGTCCCGGCGGTCATGATCCCGACAGTACCCCCAGATGGGATGGGAAGGGTTCCGTCCGAAAGTATCAGGATCCCTCCTGGTTCTCTGACCTCCGGGGTGATACCGGCCGGGAGGTTTTCACATACCGCTTTCACCTGTTCCTGGGTGATGCGTGAAGCTACGCATCGCCCTGATGCCAGTACATAACTGTGCATGATCTTAACGAGCGAGTCGGTATCTTTCCCTTCTGCCAGGACGACTTCGGGCATCCCGCACCTGCTGCATCGTTCCATATCCAGATTTGCCACATCGCCGACCCGGGTCACTGCCATGGCCGTCAGCCTCTTTTCTGCAGTCACCGGGTCAAGTGTTCCATCTCTTACCTGATTCAGGATATCAGAAACATGTGGATGCTCATTCATTATTCTATGAGTTTGGTTGCCTGAGGTGAAATAGTATGTCCTCCTCATGAGCGCTGGATTTTTATTTATTTTTATTAGTCGATCATAATCTCGGTTTGGGTGTTTTCGAGTATACTCTAAATGTATTTTCCAATCTATTTTCTCACACAGATAATGGAAATTATCCAAAATAAAAGATTATACTAAATTTAATTGAATGATATTGACTTAATATAAGATGATTTAATATGGATTATCTATATATAGATTTTATGATCTTCATGGTGGTGATTTAATGGATAAGAGCGACTTTCAAGTTTTAAGAAATAAAGATATTTTAGCTATTCTTGATGGTGATAAAAAATTTGGTAAATTTGATAATTGTAATGGTGTCTCTGGAACCGTCCAAAACATAAATATTGCAATGCCTTATCTATCCGGTACAGAAATCTGTAAAATATCTGTCCTCTTTGGAAATTCAGTTAAATATCCATCGTCAGGTGGTGCACTTAGTAGATGGCAATACCTTGATAATCTTTTAATATTTTGCATTAAAGAAAATAAAATATCAGAACTTCTTGGTTTTCTCTTTGCAAAAGATAAATTTACTAACTCGTTATCTGATTTATTACCAAATGATAAAGATAAGGCGTACGAAACAATTGTTCTGAAAATATTGGAAGAAATCAATATTTTGCTTCACATTAGTGGGAATGAACTTTATCGCAAAGGTGAAATATTTTAGGTCAAAAAAATAAATTTGGTTGTATCTGTTGAGGCTCCTGCGACTAAAGTGATTGATCGTAAATACATTCTGGATCTTTCCGAAAGAGCTTGTAGAGATATCGATGATGGTAATTACGATAGTGCAATTACCAAGTCAAGAACCATTCTCGAAGAAACTTTCTTTTTTGTCATCGAAAAAAAAGATGATGTCCCATCTGCTAGTGGGGATATCAACAAACTCTACACACAAGTCAAAAATCTATATGATATGCATGGAGATAAAAATTTAGATAAAAGAATCAATATGTTGCTCTCGGGATTAGAGAAGATTATTTCGGCTATTGCAGAAATGAGAAATAATCATAGCGATTCACATGGCGTTGGAAGTAAACGGATAGACATTTTTGATTATCACGCTCGATTATTCGTGAATTCGTCTGTCGCAATGTCTGACTTCATTCTTTCAGTCTATCTTAATAGTATTAAGAAAACTGGATAATCATGGGTTATGTCTCTAAACAAGGATGGCTGTTCTTCTTCTCTCGAAGTGTCCATCACGCGAAGGCTTATACTTTTTTCACACGCATATATATGGAATATCATGGATCCAATATCAATAGACCCCGGACTTTTGCAGTTGACCGAGATCGTTCTTACCGCAGAAGTGGTGAACACCAATCCTGCTTTAGAAGTCAATGACCTCCCCGTATCAATCCGGCAGATGTTCTGCACCGAATCTCCCGGTATCATCGCCCGCCCTGTTGTAATAAAAGAAGGAGTTTTAAAATCCTATCTTCCGACCCTTGCCGCCCGCCGTATAATTCAGGATGAGAAGAACTCGTATCTCTTATGCAATGATCTTGGCCAGTTCTCTGTCACCGCCTTCACTCCGGCACTGAAATGGTATTACCGTCATGTCGGTCCTGCCAAACTTATGCAGAACCCTGCCCTCACCCTCGCTCTGGAAACCGCAGGAGAAACCGATATCAACTATAAAAAATCCCGTGCCAATATTCCGATCTTCGAGGATACCACCGCATATCTGACCGGCAGACTTGCCGCGATCACCGAAAAATCTGAGTCGTTCAAAGAAGCTGCTGACCTTGTGGTCCCGTATGCCCCGGAAGAGATCGAATTTTCTCTTTCGGATCTTGTATGCACCCCTGACCAGCTTGCCATCGTGAGAAAAGTACAGATCTCTCTGGAGAATCAGGAGTTCCTCAGAAGTCACCGTATCTATGAACTTGGCAGGATCCTTCTGGTTGGACCGCCGGGAACCGGTAAAACTTCATTTGCCCTTGCGCTTTCGCGGTCTGTCCACATGCCGGTCTTAGAAGTCCGGCTTTCGATGATCACCTCCCAGTATCTTGGCGAGACCTCCAAGAACATCGACCGGATCTTCGATCTTGCAAAGAAGATCGCTCCGTGTATCCTTTTCATCGATGAATTCGACTACATCGCAAAGACCCGTATTTCCGATGACAACGGCACGATGAAACGCGGGGTCAACACCCTTCTCAAATGTATCGACCACATAAATCTGATCAAAGACCAGGTGTTGCTGATTGGTGCAACGAACCATGCAGGAATGCTCGATGAGGCTGCCTGGCGCCGGTTCGATGAAGTCGTCACCTTTACCCTCCCGGATGCAGGCATGCGTGAAGCAATCCTGAATCATGTGGCATCCGATATCCCCTGCACGATCGATTTCACCACCCTTGCGGCACGGACAGAAGGTTTTTCGGGCGCAGATCTCCGGATGATGCTCACCGAAGCGATCGTCTCG from Methanocorpusculum sp. harbors:
- a CDS encoding lipopolysaccharide assembly protein LapB, with protein sequence MADSSLILSAKDKTVLHEYDAAQQLYRTYLKEDPANAAVWILLGDVLTTQENFYDAIDAYDSALNSDPENPEYLVALGSAYAKIHQFSDAKILFEKAATSSGDLRHQYLVGDMLGYLGKYDEALVLYTLLALKHPDEPGLYKRMATVHHHLNRFAEEMMSTNKELMLRKKMVEEHPDASNWFKYAHVLFRCERYDEAKDAFLQTLSFEDNAQIHLHLGETLYKLNDTSGALEQFAQAARFDSRDFAFLSQMAGHLTDLGLYDASITYYTQALELRSVHADTWVGIAYSLLKLGRLEEANAFFEMAKASAAVRELPWSDKLHKSQKTAALDATFPSSL
- a CDS encoding DUF1616 domain-containing protein; protein product: MPEKDIYATLASMADPKNFPKDLAVILVWVVLTVAMIYVPVLNETFLRVIFAVPVILFIPGYVLIAALFPEKKSIDGIERFALSVGLSIAVVPLIGLVLNYTPFGIRLDPIVTSLVIFILVMMLITVYRRASVPGEERFAVPFEQVKPALKTEFFPKNSSKLDKALSWILIAAILIAAVTTVYVIAFPKEGEKFTEFYILGADKMADDYPEKFFTGTEQFVWVGIGNHEYRDVTYTVETLLLNAEWDSATNSSVIYSSKVLDRYSVQVADNTTYLEMYNFTVYDTDYNRLEFLLYNETVPDIGASAEDKMAAAYRDLHLWIKVIS
- a CDS encoding nicotinamide-nucleotide adenylyltransferase gives rise to the protein MKRGLYVGRFQPFHNGHKAVIDGLAKEVDELIIGIGSADISHDIRHPFTAGERVLMITRALNGLEIPFYVIPLEDVKRNALWVAHVKSMVPPFDTVYTSNPLVIQLFAEAGIPVMSPPMYLRESLSGTAVRKKMFAGDAWEGCVPEEVVSVIREIHGIERMQQIAKSD
- the larB gene encoding nickel pincer cofactor biosynthesis protein LarB, encoding MNEHPHVSDILNQVRDGTLDPVTAEKRLTAMAVTRVGDVANLDMERCSRCGMPEVVLAEGKDTDSLVKIMHSYVLASGRCVASRITQEQVKAVCENLPAGITPEVREPGGILILSDGTLPIPSGGTVGIMTAGTSDIRVAEEARSIAEEMGARVITSFDVGVAGIHRLIPALEKLREADVYVVCAGREGTLPSVVAGLVDKPVIGVPVSTGYGYMGQGAAALASMLQSCAVITVVNIDAGFTAGAFAARIAALIGGKQ
- a CDS encoding abortive infection family protein, with protein sequence MVVSVEAPATKVIDRKYILDLSERACRDIDDGNYDSAITKSRTILEETFFFVIEKKDDVPSASGDINKLYTQVKNLYDMHGDKNLDKRINMLLSGLEKIISAIAEMRNNHSDSHGVGSKRIDIFDYHARLFVNSSVAMSDFILSVYLNSIKKTG
- a CDS encoding ATP-binding protein, yielding MDPISIDPGLLQLTEIVLTAEVVNTNPALEVNDLPVSIRQMFCTESPGIIARPVVIKEGVLKSYLPTLAARRIIQDEKNSYLLCNDLGQFSVTAFTPALKWYYRHVGPAKLMQNPALTLALETAGETDINYKKSRANIPIFEDTTAYLTGRLAAITEKSESFKEAADLVVPYAPEEIEFSLSDLVCTPDQLAIVRKVQISLENQEFLRSHRIYELGRILLVGPPGTGKTSFALALSRSVHMPVLEVRLSMITSQYLGETSKNIDRIFDLAKKIAPCILFIDEFDYIAKTRISDDNGTMKRGVNTLLKCIDHINLIKDQVLLIGATNHAGMLDEAAWRRFDEVVTFTLPDAGMREAILNHVASDIPCTIDFTTLAARTEGFSGADLRMMLTEAIVSALLSGRKEIDEADVNAGMELVNRRNLVRTGCA